A single region of the Rhodospirillales bacterium genome encodes:
- a CDS encoding prenyltransferase has translation MSVTAKQISGIIRLPFLTLAPVCVAPGAALAWEKTGNIDAATVFLVLLGAVSACISVNALNEYADFKSGLDFQTRRTPFSGGSGTLPEAPALASLALKIGSGSLMLTAAIGLYFLFLHGPALLWTGLPGLIIVAAYSPFILKNSFLTLIAPGLGFGPAMVMGTEFVLSGSYSWGGAFASLIVFFLANNLLLMNQLPDIEPDRRIGRKNIPIAWGPEKAASIIGIFFILAYACLAGGIGTNSLPAPATTGFLTLPLAFIIFYNLRRLHTNIEKLVPFMGLNIAMMVLTPTLVSAGIFIQNI, from the coding sequence ATGAGCGTCACCGCCAAACAAATCTCCGGCATAATCCGGCTGCCCTTTTTAACATTAGCGCCCGTTTGTGTCGCGCCGGGCGCCGCCCTCGCGTGGGAGAAAACCGGAAATATCGATGCGGCGACGGTTTTTCTTGTCCTGCTCGGCGCTGTTTCAGCCTGCATCAGCGTCAACGCTTTAAACGAATATGCCGATTTCAAAAGCGGTCTTGATTTTCAGACCCGGCGCACCCCCTTTAGCGGCGGCAGCGGAACACTGCCGGAAGCTCCCGCTCTGGCATCCCTGGCCCTGAAGATCGGAAGCGGCAGCCTGATGTTAACAGCGGCAATCGGCCTTTATTTTCTGTTCCTTCACGGACCGGCTTTGCTCTGGACCGGGCTTCCGGGACTCATCATCGTCGCCGCCTACAGCCCGTTTATACTGAAAAACTCTTTTCTCACTTTAATCGCACCCGGGCTGGGATTCGGCCCCGCCATGGTCATGGGCACCGAATTTGTTTTGAGCGGCAGCTATTCATGGGGCGGCGCTTTTGCCTCTCTCATCGTGTTTTTTCTGGCCAACAACCTGCTTCTGATGAACCAGTTGCCCGACATTGAGCCGGACCGCCGCATCGGCCGCAAAAACATCCCCATCGCATGGGGGCCTGAAAAAGCCGCATCGATTATCGGCATCTTCTTTATCCTTGCCTATGCATGTCTTGCCGGCGGCATAGGGACGAACAGCCTCCCTGCACCGGCAACAACAGGATTTCTCACGCTGCCGCTTGCCTTCATTATTTTCTACAACCTGCGAAGGTTACACACGAACATCGAAAAACTTGTCCCCTTCATGGGATTGAATATCGCCATGATGGTTTTGACTCCCACCCTCGTAAGCGCCGGAATTTTTATACAAAATATTTAG
- a CDS encoding DUF2946 domain-containing protein, with protein sequence MKRRQRTKIFGNRRGFGAFVAVLACLAFVLSALFPPCKVLNAKSFVEICTAQGIEVIALSDNGEEAPQGDTPSFDLCPYCAAQSSFGANGLFAASLAGPESFSALPLPVPGDSFAVSRHLFSNIQSRAPPVLS encoded by the coding sequence ATGAAAAGAAGGCAAAGGACAAAAATTTTCGGGAACAGGCGCGGTTTTGGCGCATTCGTTGCCGTTTTGGCCTGTCTGGCTTTTGTTCTAAGCGCCCTGTTTCCTCCCTGTAAGGTTTTGAACGCGAAGTCTTTCGTGGAAATTTGCACGGCGCAGGGGATCGAGGTTATCGCCCTTTCGGATAACGGGGAAGAAGCGCCGCAAGGGGATACGCCTTCATTCGATCTTTGTCCTTACTGCGCGGCGCAGTCTTCTTTCGGCGCAAACGGGTTGTTTGCGGCCAGTCTGGCAGGTCCGGAAAGTTTTTCCGCGTTGCCTCTGCCTGTTCCAGGTGACTCCTTTGCCGTTTCCAGACATCTTTTTTCCAATATCCAAAGCCGTGCGCCGCCTGTCTTAAGCTGA
- a CDS encoding TonB-dependent copper receptor, which yields MIKRSLLLGALCGSVSILATGAGWAQTDVYNTYNSLPEMQVQAPPVSYYPGNQKVSPQNMDGPQRHDGGSFLADLPGVSASRMGGHGLEPVIRGQQQGQLNILLDGAYIHGGCPNRMDPPASFANVESYDEVSVLHGYQTVQHGPGGSGGTILFERTPRNYEGDGVQWTALLDAGLDSNGWVRSALGDLTVGTEEAQLRSVISAGKGNNYEDGNGNEVRSGFRTKSVMLSPTWHMDENTDLTLGMEAARTQDALFEGAGMDAPEDLSVTYRAKLKHEWREGLIESFRAEGYKTLVNHLMDNFSLRVNTGMKMKTKADSDTFGGKFSVDVAAGNSPLTLGVDHQDNRRDAKRYSGMAVAADATTPQSYLWPDATISQTGLFAEKTVSVAPATRLKLGGRYDYVRADADAADQLFDGVRSANTLYQLHYGYRAGDVTEHNLGGLARLEFDLSDEATLFAGASRSVRTADTTERYMAAWSGVAGSRWVGNPRLDPEAHRQLDAGVMLDKPLWHLNASVYYDDVRDFIMRDRARGQDGILVAGNETVYRNIDATLAGVELDAHYDMARDWKVTGNMTYTYGENDDDGDALAQIPPLEGQLGLRYAPDKWSFGGRANFAMKQSRIDDNTSLRDAQKTPGYVTVDFYGSYDINEAARLHFGIDNVFDKDYAHHLNRSNSFDPTETQVNEPGRSFYLRVSAKF from the coding sequence ATGATAAAAAGATCTCTTCTTTTGGGTGCGCTCTGCGGGAGCGTATCCATTCTGGCGACGGGGGCAGGATGGGCCCAGACGGACGTTTATAACACTTATAATTCTCTACCGGAAATGCAGGTGCAGGCGCCGCCTGTGAGCTATTATCCCGGCAACCAGAAGGTAAGCCCTCAAAATATGGACGGGCCGCAGCGCCATGACGGGGGAAGCTTTCTTGCGGACCTGCCCGGCGTAAGCGCTTCGCGTATGGGTGGCCACGGTCTGGAGCCGGTGATCCGGGGGCAGCAGCAGGGCCAGCTTAATATACTGTTGGACGGGGCTTATATTCACGGCGGCTGTCCCAACCGGATGGATCCGCCGGCTTCCTTTGCCAATGTGGAAAGCTATGACGAGGTGAGTGTTTTGCATGGATATCAAACGGTGCAGCATGGGCCCGGCGGCTCGGGCGGCACGATTTTGTTTGAGCGTACGCCCCGGAACTATGAAGGGGACGGTGTGCAGTGGACGGCACTGCTGGATGCGGGGCTGGACAGCAATGGCTGGGTGCGCAGCGCTTTGGGGGATTTGACGGTGGGAACGGAGGAGGCGCAGTTGCGCTCTGTTATCTCTGCCGGCAAAGGCAACAATTACGAGGACGGCAATGGCAATGAAGTGCGCAGCGGATTCAGGACGAAATCTGTCATGTTGTCTCCGACATGGCATATGGATGAGAACACGGATTTGACGTTGGGGATGGAGGCGGCGCGGACTCAGGATGCCTTGTTCGAAGGGGCGGGGATGGACGCGCCGGAAGATTTAAGCGTGACCTATCGCGCGAAACTCAAACATGAATGGCGGGAGGGCCTGATAGAAAGTTTTCGGGCGGAGGGCTATAAAACGCTTGTGAATCATCTCATGGATAATTTTTCCTTGCGCGTGAATACGGGCATGAAAATGAAAACAAAAGCCGATTCAGATACGTTCGGCGGGAAATTTTCAGTAGACGTTGCGGCGGGAAATTCTCCTTTGACCCTGGGTGTGGATCATCAGGACAACCGCCGGGACGCGAAGCGTTACAGCGGCATGGCGGTGGCTGCGGATGCCACGACGCCGCAATCCTACCTTTGGCCGGACGCTACGATTTCACAAACGGGTCTGTTTGCCGAAAAAACGGTTTCGGTGGCGCCGGCAACGCGGCTTAAGCTTGGAGGGCGCTATGATTACGTGCGGGCGGATGCCGATGCGGCGGACCAGCTTTTTGACGGGGTGCGCTCCGCCAATACGCTTTACCAGCTTCATTACGGTTATCGGGCCGGCGATGTGACCGAGCATAATCTGGGGGGGCTGGCCCGGCTTGAGTTTGATTTGAGCGATGAGGCTACCTTGTTTGCCGGCGCAAGCCGTTCGGTGCGCACGGCAGATACGACCGAACGCTACATGGCCGCATGGAGCGGCGTTGCCGGGAGCCGATGGGTCGGGAATCCCCGGCTCGATCCGGAAGCGCATCGCCAGCTTGATGCCGGGGTGATGCTGGACAAACCGCTCTGGCACCTTAATGCCAGTGTTTATTACGACGATGTCCGGGATTTTATCATGCGCGACCGGGCGCGGGGGCAGGACGGCATTTTGGTTGCAGGCAATGAAACGGTTTACCGCAACATTGATGCAACATTGGCCGGCGTTGAACTTGATGCGCATTACGACATGGCCCGCGATTGGAAAGTGACGGGAAACATGACGTACACCTATGGCGAGAATGACGATGACGGTGATGCGCTTGCACAAATTCCGCCGCTGGAAGGACAGCTTGGCCTGCGTTATGCGCCGGATAAATGGTCGTTTGGAGGGCGGGCGAATTTTGCCATGAAGCAAAGCCGCATCGATGACAATACGTCCCTGCGCGATGCGCAAAAAACGCCGGGCTATGTTACGGTGGACTTCTATGGCAGCTATGACATAAATGAAGCTGCAAGATTGCATTTTGGAATTGATAACGTATTTGACAAGGATTATGCACACCATCTTAACCGCTCAAATTCCTTCGATCCAACGGAGACTCAGGTCAATGAGCCGGGGCGTTCCTTCTATCTGCGCGTGTCGGCAAAGTTCTGA
- a CDS encoding energy transducer TonB codes for MSRGVPSICACRQSSDKAARFDIKPLAASVFLHGAVVAALSVAISAGLLYSRGDALTDALEVELVLMPDVVPAVIEQKESLSGPHAKKAEEPPEIFSEADAVQTEPVSSRNAAQQAQPYRDTAKGGILPYTYRERLMRHIERYKYYPAVARRRGLEGQAIVAFQIDRQGAVGTVRVVKTSGHHLLDHAALVTLQRASPLPEPPETFSSQDLAFRLPVQYSLGK; via the coding sequence ATGAGCCGGGGCGTTCCTTCTATCTGCGCGTGTCGGCAAAGTTCTGATAAAGCCGCGCGGTTCGATATAAAGCCTCTGGCTGCCTCGGTTTTTTTGCACGGGGCGGTCGTTGCCGCGCTGAGCGTTGCGATAAGCGCAGGGCTTCTTTACAGCCGCGGGGATGCCCTGACCGATGCGCTGGAGGTCGAGCTTGTTTTGATGCCGGATGTCGTTCCGGCCGTTATTGAGCAAAAAGAGAGTCTTTCCGGTCCGCATGCAAAGAAGGCGGAAGAGCCGCCGGAAATCTTCTCTGAGGCGGACGCTGTTCAGACGGAACCTGTTTCTTCCCGGAACGCAGCACAGCAAGCGCAGCCCTACAGGGACACGGCGAAGGGCGGAATCCTGCCTTACACGTATCGCGAGCGTCTTATGCGTCATATTGAAAGATACAAATATTATCCGGCGGTGGCGCGGCGGCGGGGGCTGGAAGGGCAGGCGATCGTCGCGTTTCAGATAGACCGGCAGGGGGCGGTCGGGACGGTGCGGGTCGTGAAGACATCGGGGCACCATCTTCTGGATCACGCGGCACTGGTAACGCTCCAGCGGGCCAGCCCGCTTCCGGAGCCGCCGGAAACCTTCTCTTCGCAAGACCTCGCGTTTCGGCTTCCTGTGCAATATAGTCTGGGAAAATAA
- the pdxA gene encoding 4-hydroxythreonine-4-phosphate dehydrogenase PdxA, whose amino-acid sequence MTKPLALTMGEPAGVGMELTAKAWRAREAECLPPFLVLCDPAQLAETEVPVQAIDDPARAVDVFESFLPVFPISLPVRPEAGTPDVANVPAVLESIETAVSFALAGRAGGVVTNPVHKDILKKGGFRHPGHTEFLGALCGIKHDPVMMLAAQDLRVVPLTVHLALSDVPAAVTQDMILRKAHMVAAALRQDFGIGAPRLAVAGLNPHAGEGGAFGREEIEVILPAIERLKAEGLDISGPHPADTMFHDAARKTYDAALCMYHDQALIPLKTLDFYGGVNVTLGLPIVRTSPDHGTALNIAGHGIARPDSLISAIKTADKMVQSRGI is encoded by the coding sequence ATGACAAAGCCGCTTGCATTGACGATGGGGGAACCGGCCGGGGTCGGCATGGAACTGACCGCAAAGGCCTGGCGTGCACGGGAGGCGGAGTGTTTGCCGCCTTTCCTTGTTTTGTGCGATCCGGCGCAGCTGGCGGAGACGGAGGTTCCCGTTCAGGCGATCGACGATCCCGCCCGGGCAGTGGATGTGTTTGAGTCCTTTTTGCCCGTTTTTCCCATCAGCCTTCCGGTCAGGCCGGAGGCTGGAACGCCTGACGTTGCAAATGTACCGGCGGTTCTGGAGAGCATTGAAACAGCCGTTTCTTTTGCGCTGGCGGGCCGCGCAGGCGGCGTGGTTACAAACCCCGTCCACAAGGATATCCTGAAAAAGGGCGGTTTCCGGCATCCGGGCCATACGGAGTTTTTGGGCGCGCTGTGCGGGATCAAACACGATCCGGTGATGATGCTGGCGGCGCAGGATTTGCGGGTGGTGCCCCTCACCGTTCACCTTGCGCTTTCGGACGTTCCGGCAGCCGTGACACAAGATATGATTTTGCGCAAGGCGCATATGGTCGCGGCGGCCCTTCGACAGGATTTTGGCATCGGAGCGCCGAGGCTCGCCGTGGCGGGGCTGAACCCTCACGCCGGGGAAGGAGGCGCGTTCGGCCGCGAAGAGATAGAGGTTATTCTTCCGGCAATCGAGAGGTTGAAAGCGGAAGGTCTGGACATAAGCGGACCCCATCCGGCGGATACGATGTTCCATGACGCGGCGCGTAAAACCTATGATGCCGCGCTGTGCATGTATCACGATCAGGCGCTTATCCCGCTTAAGACCCTTGATTTTTACGGCGGCGTGAACGTTACGCTGGGTTTGCCGATCGTGCGCACCTCGCCGGACCACGGCACCGCGCTGAATATCGCCGGGCACGGCATTGCAAGGCCGGACAGTCTGATTTCCGCTATAAAAACGGCGGATAAAATGGTTCAAAGCCGGGGCATCTAA
- the secE gene encoding preprotein translocase subunit SecE: MSKTGPVDFVRQVKSEMQKVTWPSRKETTVSTIAVFVMVFVASLFLFLSDQVIAFLVRLILGFGN, encoded by the coding sequence ATGTCCAAAACCGGTCCTGTGGACTTTGTCCGCCAGGTAAAATCCGAAATGCAGAAGGTCACCTGGCCCTCGCGCAAGGAAACGACTGTAAGCACGATTGCCGTGTTCGTGATGGTTTTTGTGGCGTCATTGTTTTTATTTTTGTCGGATCAGGTGATCGCCTTTCTGGTGCGGTTGATTCTGGGGTTTGGAAATTAA
- the nusG gene encoding transcription termination/antitermination protein NusG, which produces MAARWYVLHVYSGFEHKVADAIYEKARKKGLEDCVEEIIVPTEEVVEVKRGQRVQAERKFFPGYVLVKLDMNDNIWHMITDTPKVTGFLGAGNKPSPISQKEADALMKQIQEGVDRPRPSVTFDIGEEVKVADGPFASFNGIVEEVDEEKGKLKVSVSIFGRATPVELEYGQVEKI; this is translated from the coding sequence ATGGCTGCGCGCTGGTACGTTTTGCATGTTTATTCGGGCTTTGAACACAAGGTGGCGGACGCCATCTATGAAAAGGCCCGCAAGAAAGGTCTGGAAGACTGTGTGGAAGAGATCATCGTCCCGACGGAGGAAGTGGTCGAAGTCAAACGCGGACAACGCGTTCAGGCTGAGCGGAAGTTTTTCCCCGGTTATGTTCTGGTCAAGCTCGATATGAACGACAATATCTGGCACATGATTACAGACACGCCGAAAGTCACAGGTTTTCTGGGCGCCGGAAACAAACCGTCTCCGATCAGCCAGAAAGAAGCCGATGCCTTGATGAAGCAGATTCAGGAAGGGGTGGACCGTCCGCGTCCGTCCGTTACCTTCGATATTGGCGAAGAAGTCAAAGTGGCCGACGGCCCGTTTGCTTCCTTTAACGGCATTGTTGAAGAGGTTGACGAAGAAAAGGGAAAGCTGAAAGTTTCCGTGTCCATCTTCGGCCGCGCCACGCCGGTGGAGCTGGAATACGGGCAGGTCGAGAAGATTTAA
- the rplK gene encoding 50S ribosomal protein L11 — protein MAKKEISGYINLIIPAASANPSPPVGPALGQHGVNIMEFCNAFNDKTKDAEKGMPIPVKITVYADRSFDFITKKAPNSYYIKKAAKLKSGANKPGHEVVAQIRSSQVRAIAEDKMPDLNAKDIEGAMRIIEGTARSMGIEVMEG, from the coding sequence ATGGCAAAAAAAGAAATCTCAGGCTATATCAACCTGATTATACCGGCGGCGTCCGCAAACCCGTCTCCGCCGGTCGGCCCGGCCCTGGGGCAGCACGGCGTCAATATCATGGAATTCTGCAACGCCTTCAACGACAAGACGAAGGATGCGGAAAAAGGGATGCCGATCCCGGTGAAAATCACGGTCTATGCGGACCGCTCTTTCGATTTTATCACCAAGAAGGCGCCCAACAGCTATTACATCAAAAAAGCGGCCAAGCTTAAATCCGGCGCCAACAAACCCGGACATGAAGTCGTGGCGCAAATCCGCTCATCCCAGGTCAGGGCCATCGCCGAAGACAAGATGCCGGACCTGAACGCCAAGGATATTGAAGGCGCCATGCGCATTATCGAAGGCACCGCCCGTTCCATGGGCATCGAAGTGATGGAGGGCTAG
- the rplA gene encoding 50S ribosomal protein L1 has protein sequence MTKTAKNTKAFAQKVDRNKFYSLAEALKIIKDCAKVRKFDETVEISLNLGVDPKHADQQVRGMVSLPNGTGASVRVAVFARDAKAEEARKAGADIVGAEDLVDEIKAGKTDFDRCIATPDMMVMVGQVAKVLGPKGLMPNPKLGTVTPDIEKAVKDAKGGAIEFRAEKAGIVQAGVGKVSFDDKKLAENIVAFVDAINKAKPTGAKGTFMNKATLSSTMGPGIKLDLSDLSGEQAKAA, from the coding sequence ATGACAAAAACAGCAAAAAACACGAAAGCCTTCGCCCAGAAAGTCGATCGCAACAAATTCTACAGCCTCGCAGAAGCGCTTAAAATTATCAAAGACTGCGCCAAAGTGCGTAAATTTGACGAAACGGTTGAGATTTCGCTCAATCTTGGCGTCGATCCGAAACACGCGGACCAGCAGGTGCGGGGCATGGTTTCCCTGCCCAACGGAACGGGCGCTTCGGTGCGCGTGGCCGTCTTTGCCCGCGACGCCAAGGCCGAGGAGGCCCGCAAGGCCGGCGCCGATATCGTGGGCGCCGAGGATCTGGTGGATGAAATCAAAGCCGGGAAAACCGATTTTGACCGCTGTATCGCCACGCCGGATATGATGGTGATGGTCGGGCAGGTGGCCAAGGTTTTGGGGCCGAAGGGCCTTATGCCGAACCCGAAACTGGGAACGGTCACGCCGGACATTGAAAAGGCCGTCAAGGACGCCAAGGGCGGCGCAATCGAATTCCGGGCCGAAAAAGCCGGGATTGTACAGGCCGGTGTCGGAAAGGTTTCTTTCGATGACAAGAAGCTGGCCGAGAATATTGTCGCTTTTGTCGATGCCATCAACAAAGCCAAGCCGACCGGCGCCAAGGGAACCTTTATGAACAAAGCGACGCTTTCTTCCACGATGGGTCCCGGCATCAAGCTGGATCTGTCGGATTTGAGCGGCGAACAGGCCAAAGCGGCCTAG
- the rplJ gene encoding 50S ribosomal protein L10 encodes MSKARKETEISDLKERFENSELVVLTHNTGLDAAAMTDLRIQMREGGAQFRVAKNTLMKIAAKGTRYENLSDMLSGPTAMATSADPVSAAKMAHEFAKKNKKLVILGGAMGDIVLDSAAVEQLAKLPSLDELRSKIVGLLVAAPTKLAGLMQAPARNLVGVTKAYGEKSE; translated from the coding sequence ATGAGCAAGGCACGCAAAGAAACGGAAATCTCGGACCTGAAAGAGCGTTTCGAGAACAGCGAACTTGTCGTTCTGACCCATAATACGGGTCTGGATGCCGCCGCGATGACGGATTTGCGGATCCAGATGCGCGAAGGCGGCGCTCAGTTCAGGGTGGCGAAAAACACGCTGATGAAAATTGCCGCCAAGGGAACCCGCTACGAGAATCTCTCGGACATGCTGTCCGGCCCCACGGCGATGGCGACCTCTGCCGATCCTGTCTCTGCGGCCAAGATGGCGCATGAATTCGCCAAGAAGAACAAGAAGCTTGTTATCCTCGGCGGCGCGATGGGCGATATCGTTCTGGACAGTGCGGCTGTCGAGCAGCTTGCCAAATTGCCGAGCCTGGACGAACTGCGCTCCAAAATCGTGGGTCTTCTGGTGGCCGCGCCGACAAAACTGGCCGGTCTGATGCAGGCCCCGGCACGCAACCTTGTGGGTGTGACCAAGGCATATGGCGAGAAAAGCGAATAA
- the rplL gene encoding 50S ribosomal protein L7/L12, producing MAADIEKIVEELSKLTVLEAADLSKALEEKWGVTAAAAAPVAVAAAAAGGGEAAEEQTDFTVVLASAGGNKIAVIKEVRGITGLGLKEAKDLVDGAPKELKQGVKKEEAEEIKAKLEAAGASIELK from the coding sequence ATGGCTGCCGATATTGAAAAAATTGTTGAGGAATTGTCCAAACTGACCGTTCTGGAAGCTGCGGACCTGTCCAAGGCGCTGGAAGAAAAATGGGGCGTGACGGCTGCTGCCGCCGCACCTGTTGCCGTGGCTGCTGCCGCTGCCGGCGGCGGAGAAGCCGCTGAAGAACAAACAGACTTCACGGTTGTTCTGGCATCTGCCGGCGGCAATAAAATTGCTGTCATTAAAGAGGTTCGCGGCATTACCGGACTGGGCCTCAAAGAAGCCAAGGATCTTGTCGACGGCGCCCCGAAAGAACTCAAGCAGGGCGTCAAGAAAGAAGAAGCCGAAGAGATCAAGGCAAAACTGGAAGCTGCCGGCGCGTCTATCGAGCTGAAATAG